The genomic DNA CGCGTGTGATATTGTGAATACATTGAGGCATCAAGgtgaaaaataagaaagaaaatggtGAAAGAATAGCATCACACATTCATGGTGGATCCTCCATCGCCTGTAACACGAGTGTGTAggcatacatatgtatacacaagCTCTCATCCTGATGCAGCTgcttgcctctctctcctctcaagcAGCAGTAAATGGTGCCAGCGCACATATATCAGGTATTATGTCCACTTAGATTATGATATGACAGCTTAGCGTGCTGTTTGAAGCTGACAGCACATCTGTTTCATCACGATAGACTGATACTGGCATCTAGGACACACATCTCACCATGGAGGAAGGAGATAAAGCAAGAACTAAGAGGGctgtctttcctgtctctctctctctctctctctctctctttctctctccccttctcctctgtACATTGCCTCGGTCTCTCTCAAggcacatttttgtttgttggttttttttatccattaaTTAATATTCTATAAGTACCTGAGGCACTGACCATGGAACATACATACATGGGGGATTATTGTGATAAACACAAAGCAGAAATCCTCACATATGGAGTCATCTCATCTGACTGTAAAATACTTAATGAAGATCTGCTGTTACACAGGTTAATTGCTTTTTTGGAGAATGCATTAATAACATCATGTATGTTCAGACCACAGAGTTATTTGGACCTGTGAACAGCcgtaggaaaaaaacaaaacacaaacattgtcattcataattaaattaatttgtaATCCAGAGTTTACATAGAAACCCTGTTTACGCCTCTCACACTTAGCTAAAAAAGCGTGAAATATCACTCTCCACAGTTAGTACATGATGATGCAAATTGTTTAGATGatgctgactgtctgtctcttatctctgtgtttcagcCTATGTGCCAGAGGAGGAGCTTAAGGCAGCCACCTTTGATGAGGAACACCTTCAGGATGACGGGCTCTCTTTAGATGGTCAGGATACAGAATACCTGTGCAATGAGGAGGAAGACACGGTCAGAAGAACTCCAAGCAACCAAGACTCTCCCCTCAGCAACGGCACCAACCCAGATGCCGGCTATGGCTCGCCACGTAGCGACACCAGTGACCGCCTGCCTGATTTCAGGAGCACCTCCTCCAGGGAGGCCCAGGAAAAGGAAGAGACTTCTTGCTATACGGACAACAGCAACACCCTGCGGGACAGCCTAGCACAGATGAAAGCCGTCTATGCAAATCTCATCTCCGATGCTTCCTGGTCTAGCATTGCCATGGATATTATGAAAGCTAAGCCAGTGTCCTCCAGCAGTTCCATCACAAACTCTGCTATCACTACCACAACCACCAGCACCAGTGAGAACACCAATGGGAGTAGTCACTACAATGGTAGGAGCAGCACTGCCAGTAGTCTGAATGGTAGTGGAGGCAGCAGTTCAAATGGCAACACTACAACTACAATTAGCAACAGTGGTGGGAACAACAGCAGTAGTGGTTCCAGCAATGGGGCAGGGATAGCCTATGACTGGCACCAAGCAGCCTTGGCCAAAACACTCCAACAAACCCCATACCACCTATTGCCAGAACCCAGCCTTTTCAGCACTGTCCAACTCTACAGGCAAAACAATAAGCTCTATGGCTCTGTTTTTACAGGTGCCAGCAAGTTCCGTTGTAAGGACTGTAGCGCAGCTTATGACACGCTGGTGGGACTCACTGTACACATGAACGAAACAGGCCACTATCGTGatgacaacaaagacaaagaggaggacCAAGGTAAGCGCTGGTCGAAACCTCGCAAACGCTCCCTCATGGAGATGGAGGGTAAGGAGGACGCGCAGAAAGTGCTGAAATGCATGTACTGTGGCCACTCATTTGAATCTCTTCAGGACCTCAGTGTCCACATGATCAAGACCAAGCATTACCAGAAAGTGCCTCTCAAAGAACCGGTGCCAGCCCTGGCCACCAAGCTCGTGCCCTCAGCCAAAAAACGAGTACTTCAGGACCCCTTGATTTCTCCTTGTTCACCAGAGTCTATCAAAGTCAGTGGAAGCAATGCTTCCTCTGGAGAAGCTGGAAAAGACCCCAAGGCAACTGCAAACCCCTATGTTACACCTAACAACCGCTACGGATATCAAAATGGTGCAAGCTACACTTGGCAATTTGAGGCTCGTAAGGCTCAGATCCTGAAATGCATGGAGTGTGGGAGCTCCCATGATACACTGCAGCAGCTAACTGCCCATATGATGGTCACAGGCCACTTCCTCAAGGTTACAAATTCAGCCTCAAAGAAAGGCAAGCATCTAGTCTTTGATCCAGTGGTTGAAGAGAAAATCCAGTCCATTCCCCTACCGCCCACTACCACCAGGCTTCCTGTTCCCAGCATCAAATCTCAGCCCGTGTCACCGGCACTCTCCACTAGTTCAGAGGATAAAAGAGAGacggaagaaaagaaaatggatatGCATgaactggaggagaaaaaaatcaaagaagagaaggaggagccaggagagaagacagagttgGATGCCACATCATATAAGTACCTCAGAGAAGAGGATCTGGAGGAGACGCCGAAAGAGGGCTTGGATATCTTGAAATCACTGGAGAATACTGTATCCAGCGCTATAAGCAAAGCTCAGACTGGTACACCCACATGGGGTGGCTATCCTAGCATCCATGCAGCTTACCAGCTCCAAGGCTCTGTGAAGTCCTCTCTGCTGCCTGCCTCAGTTCAGAGTGTCCCAGTGCAGCCTGCATTCAACAGTGGGATTCGAGCTCTTGTGTCTGATCCAGGGTCAGTGATCCACTCTCCACAAAGCCCCTCATCACCTCCTAGTCTAAGGAGCAATGTCTCTGCTATGGAGGAACTGGTGGAGAAAGTCACTGGAAAAGCTACTgtaaaaagggagaaagaagaacGTCTAGTCAGTACAGAGCGTTCGAGGCCTGCATCTTCTGCCAAATCACCCTCACCAGTTTTGAAGGAGCGAAAAGACACTGTCTCTCCAATCATGACAACAGGGAGCAGCAGCCCAAGAAAGACAGAAGTAGACTCTGCATGTAAAAAGGAGCCTAAAGAAAGCCCAGTGGAAAATCTCAACCATACAAAAAATGGCCCAGAGGTATGCAAATCACCATTGCCTAATGGCAACAGTTTGGGGATCATCACCGATCATTCACCGGAGCGGCCTTTCATCAACCCCCTTACTGCACTTCAATCAATCATGAACTCCCACCTCAGCAAGGTTTCTAAGCCAGTTAATTCTCCCTCTGACCCACTGTCCATGCTATACAAGTTCAGCAACAGCATGATCGACAAGCCAGCCTACAACTCTGCCCAGGCAAAGCAAACTGAGCCTATTAACAGATACTACTATGAAAATAATGACCAGCCAATTGATCTTAGGAAAACCAAaagcaacagcagcagtaacagtgaAAGCGGTGGTAACGGCACTTCTCACACAGTTGTCAACAGCAACATTAACGGAAATAGGCCTCTTCACCCTGGTCTGTCACTTTCAGACTCTGTAACATCTCCTTTGAGAGAGAATGCGCTGATGGACATCTCAGACATGGTGAAGAACCTTACAGGACGACTCACCCCCAAATCATCCACTCCCTCATCCATTTCCGAGAAATCGGATGCAGATGGCAGCACGTTTGAAGACGCCTTGGAGGACCTGTCACCTGTACAGAAGAGGAAAGGCCGGCAGTCCAACTGGAACCCTCAGCATCTCCTTATCCTTCAGGCTCAGTTTGCCTCTAGCCTTCGGGAGACTCCAGAGGGTCGTTATGCCATGACAGACCTGGGCCCTCAAGAGAGGGTTCACATCTGCAAGTTCACAGGCCTCTCCATGACCACCATATCTCACTGGCTGGCCAATGTAAAGTACCAGCTGAGGAGAACCGGTGGGACAAAGTTCCTGAAGAACATGGACTCTTCTCAGCCTGTGTTCCTCTGTGGGGACTGTGCCTCACAGTTCAGGACTCCTTCCTCTTACATCAGCCACCTTGAATCACATCTGGGCTTCAGTCTGAAGGACCTGTCCAAGCTGTCTGTGGAGCACCTACGGGAGCAGCAGGCTGCATCCAAAGTGATCACAGACAAAATGGCATATGGCAGTCCCCTGGCATCTATGACATCACTCGATGATGACACTGGGTCTGGCTCGGTATACCAGTGCAGGCTTTGCAATCGGACATTCGTCAGCAAGCATGCAGTCAAGCTGCACCTGAGTAAGACACACGGGAAATCACCAGAAGATCACCTGGTGTTTGTCACAGCGCTGGAGAAGCTTGAGAAACAAGAGAAACCATAGACAAAGGGGCTGCGTGCACTGAAGAGGACAGCCAGCTTTATCTGACCAGTTTTGTTGCACTAAAATTATATTGATCAGTTTCTGCACTGGGCCCGAACTGAGCCATCAAAAATCagtcttacttttttttttttgtgaaactgcCTGACTGGACCAtgtctcttttgtttgtgtttatttgtttttgtttttctttttttgccaagCTTTTTAACTCCTtactttttaatgtatttatatgCTGTTTGTCCAATCTGTGCATGTCTCTTAGTGATCTTAAACAAGTTTTCATTCTTTAATGCTCTTAAAAATGACTACTGTTTAGTGAATTGTGGGTGAAAAAAATTGGAAAGAagtaaataataacaacatgAAGAAAATGAACATGAATTGTTCTAAAAGAATGGGGGCCATTCTGAAGACTGAAGTAGCACCTTAAATACAACATTATTTTGTAAAgagaactttaaaaaattaattgGTGACTCTTTAAGGTAAACCATATTCATTTTATCAATCACCTGCTCATTTGAATTTTCTGACAGTCCACAAGATAAAACGATGATTTTAACTCACGAtctgattttgatttgtgtATTTCATGCAGGAGGAGGGGATAAAGATTAGAGAATAATGGAGCATAGTATGCAAGAAGATGATGGATGTTCCTTTTCAATGTAAAATTCACTTTATAGTAATTTGTTATAAATTTCTCTTTCTATATTGTGCCGCTTTGATTTCAACCCATAGGGGAAATGTTAGTCTGTTACAGTGGTTGATAACAAATGTAACACTCATGACATATCTTGCCATTTGCAACTATTGAACATTCTTTGTACCTTAAGACGTGTACATTATTTTCTATTCTCATTTTATATacgaaaacatgaaaaaaaaaattctgtatatagatatatgctGTAGAGCcacacagtttttctttctttctttctttctttctttctttctttctttcttcctttctttctttttaagctTCTTCTGACTTGgtttacaaatttaaaaaaagaagaaaaaaaaaacacaaattataCTTGCATCCAGTTTGATGCATGATATGGTGTGAAAAGAAATGAGCGATGCACAATGGCTATACATTTCAATGTTTTATCAatattgtaaagaaaaaaatcctttctaGCGccaattaatttgtttgttttttattttcccaaTTGTAAAAtaaaccccaaaacatttaATGCACACTGATATGTTATTGTGTCTTAATAAATAACTATTTGATTCTGATGCTTATATAATATCATCAACTTTTAATGGCGTCGTTGTCCATTACACTGCTTAGTAGTGACACATACACCTCAGTGCCACACTGATTCACTTTTTTGTTGAAAATTGGATTAGCAATTGCTGTGTTTGCAGATATTCAAAATCAGTTTTCAAGTTTGGCTGCCAGAAAGTTCACCTTTCATATTCAGATCTATGTATATACACTAAATAATAGTCAGTCGTGCTTGaacttttactttatttgtgATCACCCTGGTGTGTCATCTACGCAGAATTATTATTCTGTTTGGACCAGCCCTATGCCACTcctcacacatgcacttttGATAACTTATGATTCTTCTCCACAACTTAAATCGCCTACGTTTGGACTAACATTACATACATGAAATATCTCTTGTGCAttatgcagggttttttttttttttccctgaaaacaTACCAGCAGcctatgttgttttttttccccctcctgtcGCCATGACATGCCTgtgaaagaaacaacaaaaaggaaagaggatGCCACGCATTTtagcatttcaaaaaaaaaaaaaaaaacccagaaagaaAGATACAACAATGGAAATACCAGGCATTTTTTAATCTAACGAAGTGGAATTTTCCAGTTACATTTACAACGAATAGGTAGATACAGTTGCATGTGGatgctgttgtttttagttGCAGTCTCAAATGAAAATAAGACCCGGAGAAGAAAGGCCCGAGTGCACATTGATGGAGTTGTGACTGGATGACGCAATATGAtcataaaataatgatgatggtgataagCCATAAGGATGCCTATTGTGCTATGATGCCTCATGCTTGGCTTGTGACTGGCCTTCAGAGTGTCAGTGAAAGAGCTTCTCTATGAGGAAACAAATCGCTGCCAGTCTTCCTGGAAAATAATCAAATGGGTGTCTGCCTCTAGATCAAATGTCATATCgtcaaacacataaataaaacaatttttgtTGCAGCAATATACCTCATTTCACAGAATTATTTTATCATAGTATTCCTCCCATGCATTTGTAAAAAGCATGACCATGAAAGAGGTTACACCACACATTGAACAGTCTGTGCTgaaaaaagatatataaaaaCTACATTTGTGTAATATCTGTGGGACTTCTGATGATTCTTAACCTTGTATATAGCCTCCCAAAGGCTAAAGCAGTTTTGAAGCcaatttttgtattatttagCCTGCTGTGATACTGAAACCCAGAGGCCATGAATACATCCATAATCTCATACACACTAGTTACGTGTCGCCTTGTCCAGTGCAAATTACACCCATTTTCCCATCAGCAGCACTAGCACCTCTGTGAGTGATACGTGCATTCATTCACGAGGAAAACACGGAGAGTTGAGAGTAGCTCGAACGAGGATACAAtttcctggggggggggggggttggaaacGGCACAAATCGCACAGATAAACGCAGGACACTTTGAGGAGATTGCTCAGTGTACgcgaaggaaagaaaaaaaacctcggTTTTAATACCCTGCAGTTAAACCTGCTGTTTGGTTCCAGCGTCTGATAGCTGTCGCGCAGATACAGACTCTGCTCGCTTTCAAAGGGATCAGCACACTGGTTCCCGTGCGTATTCTATGTAAATTACACGTGATAATCGGGACGAACAACACAATGCTGGTACCTGCGGTGCGAGTGGGAAACGAGAGCTTGATAAACGTAGTCGAGACAGATTTGCATAGCTTTTGTGTTTTGGGAGCACAGAACGAACATTTGTTGGATAGACGGGGATTTCCTCGAGGTTTTAGCATCGGTGAAAGCGTTCCTCCTCCCAGGAATTACACCATTTTTCACTGGCCAAGTTATACGCAGACAGTAAATAACGTCCTGATGAGTAAATAATAAGGAAAATTTTAAAGTAACCGGACAAAGTAGTGCACAAATATCGGCTGTTTTTCAAAATCTAACATGAAACAAACCAGTTACTCTGAGCGATTAGAAGATCCTGCAGTCAATCACAGGCCAGTTCAAAAGGGAATACAGAGTGAGAACTGTCTCAGATGTACAACTTCTCAGTTCAATAAGTCTACGTTAGAAAAATGTATCATGTCTATTTTACctgcagttttaaaaagagTGGAGTGCTGTTAGAGAATGAGTATTTTTAACAGTAGTACTAGAGGGACTAAGTAGAGACCTCCCAGGTGTATTATAAAGCGAAaccctcttttcctttcaaGTGACTGGGGaatacgcccacacacacatccacacacatccacacacatccacacactcacatcctcaAACGCGTGGACAAATGGGTGTGTGATAAAACGGATGGTTGCTATGTTGGTTCTGCAAATAAGGTACCGATGAACACTGCCGCCTGGAAGATCAATGAAACAAAAGAGGCATTGTCATTGtggctgcttctctctctctctctctctctctcgctctctctccctctctttgtgtgtgtgtgtgtgtgtgtgtgtgtgtgctcgcgcgcTAGCACTCTGGAATTTAGAGCTTACACTGTTAGCATGCCATTTTAAAAgctctgtgacagagaaacaacatCTTACAAACAGGGAGCATTTTAGAGCTATCTTAGGGGGAAAatacatgtgtttgtcttcTGATATGAGACCTTTTGTGAAAAGATTGCATTTTCAAGTGCTGAGGGAATGTCTGCATGTATGGCAGTGATTACAGAACGACACAAGTGTTCAATTTTTAGGTTCAACTGCAACATACAAtggatttcattcatttttgttttcttttttttttttaccgcagAATTATTCCAGGAGAAGCACAGTTGTTTTTCTgacaataataaatataacattcaAAAACTTGAGAAGAAATCAAATCTAGTCTTACAGCTATTAGTCTAAAACATAATAAACGTAGCAATTCTGTAGCTCCTCTCTGAAATTGAGTCCTCATGCAAGTAAAAATTTTTGTGCTCTTATCGCCGCTGTAGATGGCGAAATTAAAACTGAGCGTCTTCCCATCTCTGGAATGTTCAACATTTCACTGCATCGTCCCATATTTCAAACTAACTTCCTCAGCATTCTCTGTTTTGTATGTAACTGATATCTGCTGGCATCCAGCCCTTGTAAAATGGCACATTACTGTCCAAAGTGTAGCATTTGTTTTCCAATAGAAAGTATAAACCATTCATCAGAGCAAGGTCACACTCTCACAGGAGGGATATGAAAAAGTCGTCTGTGTAAAATGATGGTGGATGACAGCTGAGGCTAACTGATATTGTGTATTAATCTCCTCAAAGCCTGTAGTTATGGTTTCAGCCTCGACCGGGGGACTGCGAGTTTGTAACAACAGTTGACTCTTTCTGCCATTCATCTATCACTTGACTCAAAATGAAAACCCTTCAAAAATGAACTAATTTAAGTTTTCTTGAATACAAACTCATTTTAGAGGCAGGGTTCTTAAGATCTAATACTAGCACAGTTTCTCTTGTTTGCTGCCTATTTGTATAATCCTTACAGTAATACACTTTAAGTACTCCATACATTACATGATGCTGTTATTACTGAACACACTCCTGATACACATTAGGAAGTATAAGGTTCTACAAATGTCTTTTGATCAACATTTCTCCAGTTTGTTAAActcaatataaatataaatatgttatgtatagatatacacacatacacactttcttAAACTACAAACTACAATATAGgccatatatgtatatatatatatatacacacacacacacacacacaaacacatacagaccctTCAAGGATAACTCAAAACTGTAGCATTAAGTAATTAATTAACTTATCTCTGCATAAAAGATACCATGCATTAACCTACAGactaaacaaaagaataatATGCATGCAGTTCTCTTTCAGTTACTGTGCTGTCAACATTTAATATCATAAATGCGATAATGTCAAGAGGCTGCAGTTTTAAAATCctctgaaatatatttttgagtACTGTTTCTTGATGTGGCTGTCAATGTTCTTTCAGCTAATATGCAAAAGTAATATTGTATTGAGTTATGCAAAAAGAAATAGCTATCCATTCTTGGTATAAATAGTAAAATGCCTCAGGACCTGCCACTGTGTCAGTTAGATATGATACTAGCCGATTTTGATAACTGACATTTACTTTctaatgtgttttgaaaacaagCCTCTTTCTCCATTAAAGGATTATTCAAATGACCTTCAGAGTGAATGTTTTCTCTAGTTTTGTTGCAGGAATTACAAGAACATACTGACATCTCAATTACTTATGCAACGCTGAGACTGCAGCCAATGAATGTAATCACTGGCCGTACATTCCTCAGTCATTTCCAATCAGATACCAGCCTGGACGGAACCACACGTTCAGACAAGTCAGACAGTATTTGCATACAAAGACCACAACGTCATACATAAGAGATGCACCCTCTTAAGTCTGAAGGGGAAGAAGAAGCAGGTGGCTGAGGTGGACCTtcctggagaagaaaaaaaaaaataaaaaaatagtgGTGCTATACGTGTAAGTTTCTCCTGGCCCCAGTGTTAAAATGGAGccagacagtgttgtctgtcCGTATCTCCCACTGAAGAGGGTCTTCCCCTTTGAAAGTGACACTTGGTCGAACGCGTACTGATGGAGGGGAGGTGGAGGCTGCCCGGCCCGCTGTCATTAGCATGTGCGGAGATGCAGGGGCTCCCTGACACATGTCACGGACAACGCGCACCAAGCCCCCACGCAGCAAACCTGACACGCCGCACataattcacacactgacaatcTGCATACGGAGCTGCTGATCTGCTGGGTTTGGCCTGGACACAGGAGCTGGCAGGAGAGACTTGAGAAGGttagggaggggtgggggggggggggtgcgtatgtatgtgcgtgtatgtgtgtggggggtgttattatggtgtgtatgtttgtttggcttgtgtgtgtttgtacgaatagagagagagagcagggatgGAGATGGGTGTGCATAACATTGCCGATCTGACAGTGAGACGCACATTGGGGGGAATTCTCACAATGCTGGAGCTTTGCATTTGTCATGTCCACTGAGAAGCAACATCCGTAAACAAGAACTCAGACACAACTGCTTCCATACACCCACTCCCATGAACAGACAATGTGTTCCAGCTTTCGCATGGGGGCAACTAAAATCAGTAATCATATTTAACAGCTGGATCTCAAAATCTATTATGAAGCGTTCTCCAGTAATTATTTTGCATGAATGTGTGTCATCACTAGACTGTACACCAAAATCATAACTGTGATGAGAAGGACACCGTATCGTAGTTGTTTAAGAACGCACTGCCAGATCCCATGACAAAATTTTGCTGATGTGGTGGTAATTTATTGATGCAATTGAATTTACACAGGCTTGAGTGTGTGGATTACAT from Chanos chanos chromosome 8, fChaCha1.1, whole genome shotgun sequence includes the following:
- the LOC115818914 gene encoding teashirt homolog 1-like, whose translation is MKAVYANLISDASWSSSSSNGNTTTTISNSGGNNSSSGSSNGAGIAYDWHQAALAKTLQQTPYHLLPEPSLFSTVQLYRQNNKLYGSVFTGASKFRCKDCSAAYDTLVGLTVHMNETGHYRDDNKDKEEDQGKRWSKPRKRSLMEMEGKEDAQKVLKCMYCGHSFESLQDLSVHMIKTKHYQKVPLKEPVPALATKLVPSAKKRVLQDPLISPCSPESIKVSGSNASSGEAGKDPKATANPYVTPNNRYGYQNGASYTWQFEARKAQILKCMECGSSHDTLQQLTAHMMVTGHFLKVTNSASKKGKHLVFDPVVEEKIQSIPLPPTTTRLPVPSIKSQPVSPALSTSSEDKRETEEKKMDMHELEEKKIKEEKEEPGEKTELDATSYKYLREEDLEETPKEGLDILKSLENTVSSAISKAQTGTPTWGGYPSIHAAYQLQGSVKSSLLPASVQSVPVQPAFNSGIRALVSDPGSVIHSPQSPSSPPSLRSNVSAMEELVEKVTGKATVKREKEERLVSTERSRPASSAKSPSPVLKERKDTVSPIMTTGSSSPRKTEVDSACKKEPKESPVENLNHTKNGPEVCKSPLPNGNSLGIITDHSPERPFINPLTALQSIMNSHLSKVSKPVNSPSDPLSMLYKFSNSMIDKPAYNSAQAKQTEPINRYYYENNDQPIDLRKTKSNSSSNSESGGNGTSHTVVNSNINGNRPLHPGLSLSDSVTSPLRENALMDISDMVKNLTGRLTPKSSTPSSISEKSDADGSTFEDALEDLSPVQKRKGRQSNWNPQHLLILQAQFASSLRETPEGRYAMTDLGPQERVHICKFTGLSMTTISHWLANVKYQLRRTGGTKFLKNMDSSQPVFLCGDCASQFRTPSSYISHLESHLGFSLKDLSKLSVEHLREQQAASKVITDKMAYGSPLASMTSLDDDTGSGSVYQCRLCNRTFVSKHAVKLHLSKTHGKSPEDHLVFVTALEKLEKQEKP